The Mangrovimonas cancribranchiae nucleotide sequence ACTATTCAAGGACACAGACATAGCAAAGCCTGGGCAACAAACCAACGCTTGTTTTATTACATGACGTTTTCCGAAGCCATAGACACTATCATTTATAACACTACTAATAACCCTACAAAGGCTGCTATTCGTTTTAATAACCCTGAAAACAATCCTCTATATACTAAAATAGCTATCTCGGCAGTAGATACTATTGGAGCTCAAAAAAACCTTGAAGAAGAACTTGACACCAAAACGTTTTCAGAAATAAAAGCTGAAGCGCAAAACACTTGGGAACAACAATTAGAAAAAATTATTATTGAAAGTAATAATAACGATAATAAAACCAATTTTTACACCTCGCTTTACCACACCATGATTGCCCCTAATTTATATCAAGATGTTGATGGGCGTTATCGCGGTATGGATTTAGATATTCATAAAACCAAAGATTTCGAATATTACACTGTGTTTTCGTTATGGGACACGTATCGCGCAACACATCCTTTATATACAATAATAGAGCAAGATCGCACCAATAATTTTATTAATACGTTTTTAGCTAAATACGATGAAGGCGGTATTATGCCTATTTGGGATTTAAGTGCAAATTATACAGGGTGCATGATTGGTTACCACGCCGTTCCTGTTATTGCCGATGCCTACCTAAAGGGTATTAAAAACTATAATACAGAAACGGCATTTAACGCTATGAAACATAGTGCAACTCGTGATAAATTGGGACTAAAATCGTATAAAGAATCGGGTTTTATTCCTGTAGAAGAAGAAAGCGAGTCAGTTTCAAAAACATTGGAATATGCTTATGACGATTGGACCATTGCTCAAATGGCCAAAGCTATGGGTAAACCTAAAGATTATAAAACTTACATCCAACGTGCTCAAAACTACAAGAATGTATTCGACCCAGAAACGCAATTTATGCGTGGTAGATTTAGAAATACCTGGTTTTCGCCTTTCGATCCTTATGAAGTAAATTTTAATTACACTGAAGCCAACTCGTGGCAATACAGCTATTATGTCCCTCAAGATATTTCTGGTTTTACAACACTGTTGGGTGGTAAACATCAACTAGAAACCAATCTAGATAAACTTTTTACAGCTGAAGATAAAACGTCTGGCAGACATCAAGTAGATATTACGGGGCTAATTGGGCAATATGCTCACGGCAACGAGCCAAGTCATCACATGGCATATTTATATAATTTTGTTAACAAGCCTTATAAAACACAAGAAAAAGTACATCAAATACTAACCGAACTTTATACAAATGCGCCAGATGGTATTTCTGGTAATGAAGATTGCGGACAAATGAGTGCTTGGTATGTATTTTCTTCTTTAGGATTCTACCCAGTAACACCAGCTAGTAATACATATATTATAGGAACTCCATTGTTTGATAAAGCAACCATAACCTTGGAGAACAAAAAGCAGTTTACTGTTCTGGCCAAAAACCTCTCAAAAGAAAATAAGTATATTCAATCTGCAACTTTAAACGGGAAATCTTTAAATAAAACCTATATTAACCATTCAGATATTATAAATGGGGGGCTATTAATTTTTGAAATGAGCAATCAACCATCGTCTTGGGGTACACAACAAGGCGAAGAGCCCGTCACCAAAATAGACGAGCATTTTATAACTCCCGCACCATTTATTGCAAAAGGTGACATCGCTTTTAAAGACAACACAGAAGTCACCTTAAAAAATGTAGATAACGAAACAACTATTTTTTACAAATTAAACAATTCGGATTATTCAGAATATACTTCTCCATTCACAATTTCAAAAGCAACAACGCTTTCTGTATATGCTGAAAAAAATAATATTAAAAGTTCTGTAATAGTTGCTAAATTCAACAAAATAAACACAAACCTATCTATTACGCTAGAGAGCCAATATGCTAACCAATATAATGGTGGCGGCAATAATGCTTTAATTGATGGCGTTCTTGGCACAACCGATTTTAGAACAGGGACTTGGCAGGGCTATCACAACACAGATTTAATTGCTGTTGTTGACTTAGGAAAGGTAAAATCTATCAACACAATTAGCATTAACTTTTTACAAGATCAAAAGTCGTGGATTTTCTTCCCAACTGAAGTTGAATGTTGGGTTTCAGACAATCTTAACAGATTTTACAAAAGTCTTCCTAAACAATCGTTTAACAACAAAAAACAAGCAACAACTAACCAGATAAAACCTGCTACATTTAACATGAATGGCTATAAAGCACGTTATATAAAAATTAAAGCAAAAACATTGGGCGAACTACCAACATGGCATTTAGGCCACAAACACGACGGCAGAAGTTGGTTATTTGCAGATGAAATTACTATAAAATAAATCACATGAAACGTAGAAAATTTATAAAAAACGCCTCGCTTACAGGTATTGGCTTAAGTGTTGGCACTTCGGTCTTAGCTTGTAACGAAAATACATCAAAAACAAAACCTGTAGCTACTGCTAACACAACAATATCTTTACCATTAGTTATTGCTACTTGGAATGTTCCTAACGCTACTGCAAAAGCCTGGAAAATACTAGAAAACGGAGGCTCCGCTCTAGATGCTGTTGAGCAAGGTTGTATGGTAGAAGAAGCCGACATTAACAATACCTCGGTTGGCAAAGGAGGTTTACCTGACCGCGATGGCCACGTTACTCTTGATGCTTGCATAATGAACAAACATGGCGACTGTGGCTCTGTAGTATTTCTTGAAAACATAACACATGCTGTTTCGGTAGCGAGACAAGTTATGGAGAAAACACCTCATGTTATGCTTGCTGGTAAAGGTGCGGAACAATTTGCTTACGAACAAGGCTTTAAAAAAGAAAACCTTTTAACCGAAGCTTCTAAAAAAGCTTGGGGGAGCTGGAAAGTTAAAAGCGAATACAAACCCATTATTAATATAGAAAACCATGATACCATAGGCATTCTAGCTATTGATAAAAATGGTGATATTTCTGGGGCGTGTACTACTAGCGGACTAGCTTATAAAATGCATGGTCGCGTAGGAGATTCGCCTATAATAGGCTCTGGTTTATATGTTGATAATGAAGTTGGTGCTTGCGTTGCAACTGGATTAGGCGAAGAGGTAGTAAAAACAGTAGGAAGTTTTTTAGTCGTAGAATTAATGCGCCAAGGTAAATCGCCTCAAGAAGCTTGCAAAGAAGCTATACAACGCATTGTAACCAAACCTAACAGTAATTATAAAGATTTTCAAGTGGGATATATTGCCATTAATAAACAAGGTGAAACAGGTAGTTACTCTATTCATCAATGGTTTAGTATGACAAAATATCAAAACAATAAAAATGAAAATATACAATCTGATTTTTACTTAAAGAACAAGTAATCGTTTTACCGAAAAACCTGCATTTTACCGATAAACCTATACTAATCAACTTAAAAATAAACTTCAATTAACTGAAA carries:
- a CDS encoding N(4)-(beta-N-acetylglucosaminyl)-L-asparaginase, which gives rise to MKRRKFIKNASLTGIGLSVGTSVLACNENTSKTKPVATANTTISLPLVIATWNVPNATAKAWKILENGGSALDAVEQGCMVEEADINNTSVGKGGLPDRDGHVTLDACIMNKHGDCGSVVFLENITHAVSVARQVMEKTPHVMLAGKGAEQFAYEQGFKKENLLTEASKKAWGSWKVKSEYKPIINIENHDTIGILAIDKNGDISGACTTSGLAYKMHGRVGDSPIIGSGLYVDNEVGACVATGLGEEVVKTVGSFLVVELMRQGKSPQEACKEAIQRIVTKPNSNYKDFQVGYIAINKQGETGSYSIHQWFSMTKYQNNKNENIQSDFYLKNK
- a CDS encoding GH92 family glycosyl hydrolase; this translates as MNQSYFTLFLAFLLLNCSSKPKELAAKKDAPLISYVNPFIGTGGHGHTYPGATLPFGMMQLSPDTRLDGWDGCSGYHYSDSYIYGFSHTHLSGTGVSDYGDILLMPTNKATFNNGANDKQGYRAHFSHNNEIAEPGFYSVLLDSTNINVELTVSKRSGIHKYEFPNPDNQYVILDLEHRDMLLSHNITQKDYKTIQGHRHSKAWATNQRLFYYMTFSEAIDTIIYNTTNNPTKAAIRFNNPENNPLYTKIAISAVDTIGAQKNLEEELDTKTFSEIKAEAQNTWEQQLEKIIIESNNNDNKTNFYTSLYHTMIAPNLYQDVDGRYRGMDLDIHKTKDFEYYTVFSLWDTYRATHPLYTIIEQDRTNNFINTFLAKYDEGGIMPIWDLSANYTGCMIGYHAVPVIADAYLKGIKNYNTETAFNAMKHSATRDKLGLKSYKESGFIPVEEESESVSKTLEYAYDDWTIAQMAKAMGKPKDYKTYIQRAQNYKNVFDPETQFMRGRFRNTWFSPFDPYEVNFNYTEANSWQYSYYVPQDISGFTTLLGGKHQLETNLDKLFTAEDKTSGRHQVDITGLIGQYAHGNEPSHHMAYLYNFVNKPYKTQEKVHQILTELYTNAPDGISGNEDCGQMSAWYVFSSLGFYPVTPASNTYIIGTPLFDKATITLENKKQFTVLAKNLSKENKYIQSATLNGKSLNKTYINHSDIINGGLLIFEMSNQPSSWGTQQGEEPVTKIDEHFITPAPFIAKGDIAFKDNTEVTLKNVDNETTIFYKLNNSDYSEYTSPFTISKATTLSVYAEKNNIKSSVIVAKFNKINTNLSITLESQYANQYNGGGNNALIDGVLGTTDFRTGTWQGYHNTDLIAVVDLGKVKSINTISINFLQDQKSWIFFPTEVECWVSDNLNRFYKSLPKQSFNNKKQATTNQIKPATFNMNGYKARYIKIKAKTLGELPTWHLGHKHDGRSWLFADEITIK